The stretch of DNA ATGGTTAATGGGAAAAATGACGCCGTGGGCTGTGCTGTGGTTAAATTTGAGGAGAAGAATGGTCTAAGATGGTGGTACAGGTTGATGACTACCTGTGACTACACTGTAACAAACTTCCTCAACTTACCTGTCTACACGGCAGGAACTACGTGCTCCAAGTGCTCCTCCGCTGGAAAAAGTTGTGATTCCGCAAGTGGACTCTGTGTTTAAAATAATACAGAATTCATCTTAAGAGGATATTTGGCTGATTAAATGTTGCAGCCATAAAAGCTTGTTCTTTGAAAAGTAAAGttctttacaaattaaaagaattaaagctatgaagaaatttctgcagattttttcttgactgttctaatcttttaaatttttttaaaagatttattgaagacttatttctctttttatgtttacaattttcttttcttcacctAAAATATGCAATATtagtgaagcaaaaaaaactctcccTGCAAGAGAGGCACACGATTGTTGGATTCTGAGTATTTGGCATCACTTTGCGAAAagcaaaatgtgcaaaaataacCGGCAGCAAAGTGATGGCATGACTTTCTTGTGCAACTTCGGTGCGCACATTCATAATAAacataatatatataaaactgtgGCATTCCAGAGGCATACAAGAGTGCCCCTCTTATGCAATAATCACACCTCAAACACCGCAACCTTCTTAATTGAATAATCCAACACACAAATAGTGTAacaaatttgtggaaaaattcccTCCATTTAGAGACCTATATTTTTTCCAATGTTTttcacatgttttttttccttccataAACTGGGAGGAAagcataaagaaaaacttcaaagaATGTTagtggaaaaacattttattttatttttcaatcaccTTGGAAAAGAAGTCAGCAATTTGTGTCAAATATGTAGCATTAGAGAGAGATGAGAAGTCGatgggaattttttcaaaaggtGCATGATTTTCGTGCAAATAGAAAACAAACGGCGCAAGAACAAATTACAATTGCAGGTATTTCGGTGAACAGGGTAAACAAATTGGAATTTACTTTTCCATGGCGGTGTGTGTTGAGAAACAAACTGATATTCACCTGATTAAACATTGGAGGTCGGGAAGAACAAACAAAAGGAAAgttcatggaaaatttctatattaatatggaaaaatcacaatgaaaatttaatttgtttttaaataaaaataatttcacaacAAAGAACTCAATCAAGGTTATTTCAAGGTTGCGGGAGAAcctataatttaatttgattttaattaattttgatctAATCTAGATTATATAGAAAGTCTTGCGGGAGAATGGAATTATTATTTGGGCCGAttctatggaaaatttttattttcttttaattctttattcacttttattcgtgtccaagaatattttttattgatttcaagataagaaaaacttttagaaaatatgaaattctCTTCCATATTTATGGgcttaaaattcttaatcaaTTTTACCTCTATTTCCTCCCTGAAACAcatgattattttaattaattttaaaaaaatattaagcaataaaaattcttctaaaattctttattcaatttagaataaaaattaaagaactgaaaattaatggatttattctataaaatttattctatattTCCAATCATTTGCATCACATTTTCCCGACGCAATTGAAAAGCGGCGCGACGGTTGAACTTGAGAAACTTTCATcattcagaaatattttcacatgaTGATCATATTTGATTAGCTGTGTAAACGCCTATGTAGGTATGATAGCACGCATATCATGGAATGCGTAGCGATTCGAAGCATAAATTGGTATTAAAATCACAATAATTTACAATTCTAATCCatcaattgatcaatttgtGGGTATATTGTGAGAAATTCTGTAAATTCCACCAATTTAGGGGAACATTGCTAATGACTTTcccacacacaaacacacttTTCCATTTCCCTGATATCGTAATCTGTGCGCTGTCTtagcaattttccattcacatTCTACCGCATTCTGTTGGGGCTTTTTATCGCGTTGAGATTTATCGCACTCAGAAGGAGATTCGTGAAAGTTCTGCTGATAAGGTGATGGTGCGTCTATTCTAGATGCTCGCTTATCTTATCTTGAGAAACTTTTTGGCAGTCTTTGAGGccaaaatggtgaaaattgtCGTGTTTAGTGTACTTTTTTGTGTCGTGGCGGTTAATTGTGCCAGCCCAAGTACGATTGATTGGTGCCAAATGGAGGAGAAGTATTGCAATGGGAGGGAACATATTGCCTGTGAACCCAATAGCTTTGAATACGATCCAGATTCCAGTGGCATTGAGATTGTGCGAATGAGCAAGGAGCTGAAGAAAGTTGCCGTGGATACGCACAATCGGCATCGAAGTAGTGTAGCTTCCGGGAAGATTCCCGGTCTTTCCAGTGCCACGAAAATGGAGAAGATGGTGTGGAATGATCATCTTGCCTACGTGGCTGAGCAGCATGTCAAACATGGGAACTTCGAACATGATCAATGCAGATCATTCGCACAGTTTCCGCTTTCGGGACAGAATCTCGGTATAATCTACTCGTCCATTCCACTGAGGAATCTCTCACAAACCCTCGAGGATCACATTAATCTCTTCTTTGACGAACTCACCATCGTCAGGGACTCCATGCCGTCCTGCATTGATACTTTCACATCCTACAGCCCTGCTTGTATTGAAGCTGGACACTTTACAGTAATGGTCAAAGATATCAATAATGCTGTGGGGTGTGCAATGGCCAAATTCCAAGCTATCTACACAGGAAGGCCCTACTTCACAGTGCTAACAACCTGCAACTATGCCCACACAAATCTCATTTCCCACCAAATCTATGCCAGAGGAAAGCCGTGCTTGGAATGTGCTTCCATTGGGAAATCCTGCGAAAAAGCAACGAAACTCTGTGTGTGACACGCACTGCCAGCTACGGGTCAATAAGCACGCAAAGATATTTCAAGCATCTACGTTCTCAATAGCTGtgttacaatttatttatttacttacctttgtattgatgaaaaaatgcaGCAGTTTAGTTTTTCCACTTCATGCTTGCaatttgttctaaaaaaacaattcaaatttatttaacgttaattttgtgtgaaatttctTCTATCCTAACtcgattgaatttaattaaatagccCAATGttcccagatttttttttaataagaattaataaaacaatttttattgaagaatattttgtattttatttgccTTTAGGA from Lutzomyia longipalpis isolate SR_M1_2022 chromosome 1, ASM2433408v1 encodes:
- the LOC129796053 gene encoding antigen 5 like allergen Cul n 1-like — translated: MLAYLILRNFLAVFEAKMVKIVVFSVLFCVVAVNCASPSTIDWCQMEEKYCNGREHIACEPNSFEYDPDSSGIEIVRMSKELKKVAVDTHNRHRSSVASGKIPGLSSATKMEKMVWNDHLAYVAEQHVKHGNFEHDQCRSFAQFPLSGQNLGIIYSSIPLRNLSQTLEDHINLFFDELTIVRDSMPSCIDTFTSYSPACIEAGHFTVMVKDINNAVGCAMAKFQAIYTGRPYFTVLTTCNYAHTNLISHQIYARGKPCLECASIGKSCEKATKLCV